In Shouchella patagoniensis, the following are encoded in one genomic region:
- the kapB gene encoding sporulation phosphorelay system protein KapB: protein MEIVEAKYKTGRYVGRLLEVKEEDNRALFQVLAVKRHPNQGDLHQPKQADVQMFHQRKALAYLEKTWVPYSTVKPFSGEIEPYDASLLKAWLDAKEKLENEETDWAKQSLLHLNDLASDYRMTKDIKD, encoded by the coding sequence ATGGAAATTGTAGAAGCAAAATATAAGACAGGTAGGTACGTAGGAAGGTTATTGGAAGTTAAGGAAGAAGATAACCGGGCGTTGTTTCAAGTGCTTGCTGTAAAGCGCCATCCAAACCAAGGTGACTTACATCAACCTAAACAAGCAGATGTACAAATGTTTCATCAGCGGAAAGCACTAGCTTACCTTGAGAAAACTTGGGTTCCTTATAGTACAGTGAAGCCATTCTCAGGAGAAATCGAGCCGTATGACGCATCTCTTCTTAAAGCATGGTTAGATGCAAAAGAGAAACTTGAAAACGAAGAAACGGATTGGGCTAAACAAAGTCTTTTGCATTTAAACGATTTAGCAAGTGATTATCGAATGACGAAGGATATAAAGGATTAA
- a CDS encoding glutamate synthase subunit beta yields MGKPTGFLEYKREAPSKRDPFERASNWQEFQLLMPENKVQEQGARCMDCAIPFCQAGTSMAGSGEIGCPVYNLIPEWNDLVYRGKWKEALDRLHKTNNFPEFTGRVCPAPCEGSCTVAINDDPVTIKSVEYHIVEKGFKEGWIKAKPPKKRTGKTVAVVGSGPAGLAAAAQLNQAGHLVTVFERDDRIGGLLTYGIPDVKLAYSIVERRVHLLEEEGIVFKAGVEIGKDITADALEEEFDAVILATGSTKPRDVDHEGRELSGIYYAMDFLTANTKSLLNSKHQDNDYISAKGKHVIVIGGGDTGADCITTSVRHGAASITQFDINKQKGTFRSVDNAWPLFPIVHTEEDAHKEAKAIYGTDPRAYKVQTKKFIGNENGQITGLETVEVVTEVKENGMKIRTEVPGTEQVWKADLVLLAIGFTGPEQELLNQLGVEQTSKQTVKAEYGNYQTSKSHVFAAGDNRRGQSLVVWAIHEGREAARECDRFLMGSTKLP; encoded by the coding sequence ATGGGGAAACCAACAGGATTTTTGGAATACAAAAGGGAAGCACCATCAAAAAGAGACCCCTTTGAGCGAGCGTCCAATTGGCAAGAGTTTCAATTGCTTATGCCAGAAAATAAAGTGCAGGAGCAAGGAGCACGTTGTATGGACTGTGCGATTCCTTTTTGTCAAGCAGGTACTTCTATGGCAGGCTCTGGGGAAATTGGATGCCCAGTTTATAATTTAATCCCAGAGTGGAATGATCTTGTTTATAGAGGGAAATGGAAAGAGGCGCTTGATCGTTTACACAAGACAAATAATTTTCCAGAGTTTACAGGTCGAGTTTGTCCGGCCCCGTGTGAAGGATCGTGTACAGTTGCCATTAATGATGATCCGGTAACAATTAAATCAGTTGAGTACCATATTGTTGAAAAAGGATTTAAAGAAGGATGGATCAAAGCAAAACCACCTAAAAAAAGAACTGGCAAAACAGTTGCTGTTGTTGGATCAGGTCCAGCGGGATTAGCCGCTGCTGCTCAATTAAATCAAGCGGGTCATCTGGTTACTGTATTTGAGAGGGATGACCGGATTGGTGGACTTTTGACGTATGGAATACCTGATGTAAAACTTGCTTATTCAATTGTTGAACGACGAGTTCATCTCCTCGAAGAAGAAGGAATCGTTTTTAAAGCTGGTGTAGAAATAGGAAAAGATATCACAGCTGATGCATTAGAGGAAGAGTTTGATGCTGTTATCCTTGCAACGGGGTCAACAAAACCTAGAGATGTCGACCATGAAGGACGGGAACTAAGTGGTATTTATTATGCGATGGATTTCTTGACTGCAAATACAAAAAGTTTATTAAATTCAAAGCATCAAGATAATGATTATATTTCCGCAAAGGGAAAACATGTCATTGTTATTGGTGGTGGAGACACTGGGGCAGACTGTATCACAACCTCTGTACGACATGGGGCGGCATCAATTACTCAGTTTGACATTAATAAGCAAAAAGGAACATTCCGAAGTGTGGATAATGCTTGGCCACTTTTTCCAATTGTTCATACAGAAGAAGATGCTCATAAAGAAGCAAAAGCAATTTATGGAACTGACCCTAGAGCTTATAAAGTTCAAACAAAAAAATTCATTGGAAATGAGAATGGCCAAATTACTGGTTTAGAAACGGTCGAAGTTGTTACGGAAGTCAAAGAAAATGGCATGAAAATAAGAACTGAGGTACCTGGTACCGAGCAAGTTTGGAAAGCCGACTTAGTACTTCTAGCGATTGGTTTCACTGGACCTGAACAAGAATTGCTTAATCAACTAGGCGTTGAACAAACAAGTAAGCAAACGGTTAAAGCTGAGTATGGAAACTATCAAACATCTAAATCGCATGTGTTCGCAGCTGGGGATAATCGCCGAGGACAGAGTTTGGTAGTCTGGGCCATTCACGAAGGTCGTGAAGCTGCGAGAGAGTGTGACCGCTTTTTAATGGGAAGCACAAAGTTACCGTAA
- a CDS encoding aspartyl-phosphate phosphatase Spo0E family protein, whose amino-acid sequence MIHIDIEVKRSEMVLIAKKFGMTASKTVKCSQELDSLLNCLQAHRYNHRKL is encoded by the coding sequence ATGATTCACATTGATATTGAAGTAAAACGCAGTGAGATGGTCTTAATTGCAAAAAAATTTGGCATGACAGCTTCTAAAACCGTAAAATGCTCACAAGAGCTGGACTCGCTTCTTAATTGTCTTCAAGCCCACCGATACAATCATCGAAAGTTATGA
- the dapA gene encoding 4-hydroxy-tetrahydrodipicolinate synthase, producing the protein MNFGQIVTAMIAPFSEDGLLDLQATTTLIDHLHHNHTDTLVVNGTTGEAPVLTADEKKLLLQTTIAHSKGRMNVIAGVGSNNTLQSIELAKEAEALGADGIMVVVPYYNKPSQEGIYQHMVQVADAVSIPVMLYNVPGRTGVDMSVETTLRLATHRNVFAIKEASGNMDKVSAIIRQSPPQFSVYSGDDSLTLPMLSLGAKGVVSVASHIIGTEMKQMISAFEAGDVKRAASMQSELFPVMQALFMAPNPTPVKAALNTFGISCGGVRLPLVPLTELENTALQSVLSPFVPHSAFAQ; encoded by the coding sequence ATGAATTTCGGACAAATTGTAACGGCGATGATTGCGCCATTTTCTGAAGACGGTTTACTTGATTTACAAGCCACGACTACATTAATAGACCATTTGCACCATAACCATACGGACACGCTCGTAGTTAATGGTACAACTGGTGAAGCACCTGTTTTAACTGCCGATGAGAAAAAACTACTTTTGCAAACAACTATTGCTCATTCTAAAGGTCGAATGAACGTAATCGCAGGTGTCGGTTCAAACAACACACTACAGTCGATTGAATTGGCTAAAGAAGCTGAGGCACTAGGTGCCGACGGGATTATGGTTGTCGTCCCTTATTACAATAAACCATCTCAAGAAGGTATTTATCAACATATGGTACAAGTTGCAGATGCAGTCTCCATTCCTGTCATGTTATATAATGTACCAGGAAGAACAGGGGTTGACATGAGTGTAGAAACAACCTTGAGACTTGCTACTCATAGAAATGTTTTTGCGATAAAAGAAGCAAGTGGAAACATGGATAAGGTATCAGCGATTATTCGGCAATCTCCACCTCAGTTTAGTGTCTATAGTGGCGATGACTCACTTACATTACCTATGCTATCACTGGGAGCTAAAGGTGTTGTTTCTGTCGCTTCACACATCATTGGTACAGAAATGAAACAGATGATTTCTGCATTCGAAGCAGGTGATGTAAAACGTGCAGCTTCAATGCAAAGCGAGCTATTTCCTGTAATGCAAGCACTCTTTATGGCACCGAATCCAACACCAGTAAAGGCAGCTTTAAACACATTTGGCATTTCATGTGGGGGCGTCCGCTTACCATTAGTTCCGCTAACAGAGCTAGAGAACACTGCATTGCAATCTGTTCTTTCACCGTTTGTGCCACACTCTGCTTTTGCGCAATAA
- a CDS encoding YpjP family protein, giving the protein MVRRHLKGMIMVMLSLLSFNLPLIDQWFEKESQQDATAKFKNDTQKAIVYKAAVEDYDLFPAVVGYPAQYEHIELEAHWLTESMIMEQAYKQGMQKFGENIAQKIEPAFKEEIMPELKHVVSQLLINNHFHDPEEIGLTQSPASGRGEKIMHVFDRRTGDDLLRFHVRLDRPPKKGHVFQFHYHIANDNYHGHHYLGSIYWGKNEPPLFTA; this is encoded by the coding sequence GTGGTCCGTCGTCATCTTAAAGGCATGATTATGGTCATGCTTAGTCTACTATCTTTTAATCTACCATTAATTGATCAATGGTTTGAGAAAGAAAGCCAACAAGATGCCACTGCAAAATTTAAAAATGATACTCAAAAAGCAATTGTTTACAAAGCTGCAGTTGAAGATTATGACTTATTCCCTGCCGTTGTAGGTTATCCCGCCCAATATGAACATATTGAATTAGAAGCGCATTGGTTAACAGAAAGCATGATTATGGAACAGGCTTACAAACAAGGTATGCAGAAGTTCGGTGAGAATATCGCACAAAAAATTGAACCTGCGTTCAAAGAAGAGATTATGCCAGAGCTAAAACATGTTGTTTCTCAACTATTAATTAATAACCATTTTCATGACCCTGAAGAAATCGGTCTTACACAGAGCCCAGCTTCAGGAAGAGGCGAAAAAATTATGCATGTATTTGACCGGCGAACAGGTGACGATTTACTTCGGTTTCATGTGAGATTGGACCGACCACCAAAAAAAGGTCATGTGTTTCAGTTTCATTATCACATTGCAAATGATAACTACCATGGACACCATTACCTAGGATCCATTTATTGGGGAAAAAATGAACCTCCGCTTTTTACAGCGTGA
- a CDS encoding VOC family protein — MKPKPIKGFHHMSAYTADANRNAVFYLNVLGLRLVKKTVNQDTPSMYHLFYGDEHGTPGTEVTFFELPFAGRTYKGTNCISRTGLYVSNDDVLTYWINRFKENDVNHGKTIVFDERKQIAFEDFEGQQYMLVVDETRQQEIGTTPWVKGPVKKEHAIIGLGPVELTVFSAKETANVLTHLFGFYKKTTIEDTTVYTSNKFGAGAEFRIKEDKVSSNERPGRGSVHHIALRVESRQELEKWALFLTKQKQQHSGVVDRHYFQSIYMTDPNGIVYELATDGPGFEIDEESEKLGERLSLPPFLEQQRDEIEKKLKPIILGG, encoded by the coding sequence ATGAAGCCGAAACCTATAAAAGGATTCCATCATATGTCAGCTTACACGGCCGATGCAAACCGTAATGCAGTATTTTATCTAAATGTCCTTGGACTTCGCTTAGTGAAAAAAACGGTTAATCAAGATACCCCTTCGATGTATCATTTGTTTTATGGAGATGAACATGGGACGCCTGGAACAGAGGTGACTTTTTTTGAGCTTCCTTTTGCTGGTAGAACATATAAAGGCACAAACTGTATTTCAAGGACCGGTTTATATGTGTCAAATGACGATGTTTTAACATACTGGATTAATCGTTTTAAAGAAAATGATGTCAACCATGGTAAAACGATTGTTTTTGATGAACGGAAGCAGATTGCGTTTGAAGATTTTGAAGGGCAGCAATATATGCTTGTTGTAGATGAGACCAGACAACAAGAGATTGGAACCACTCCCTGGGTGAAGGGACCAGTAAAAAAAGAACATGCTATTATTGGTCTCGGACCAGTGGAATTAACGGTTTTTTCTGCTAAGGAAACCGCTAACGTATTAACTCATTTATTTGGTTTTTACAAAAAAACAACTATTGAAGATACGACAGTGTATACATCTAATAAGTTCGGAGCAGGGGCTGAATTTCGTATTAAGGAAGACAAAGTCTCTTCAAATGAGAGACCGGGAAGAGGGAGTGTTCACCACATTGCTTTACGAGTAGAATCTAGGCAAGAATTAGAGAAGTGGGCTCTTTTTTTAACAAAACAAAAGCAACAGCACTCTGGTGTGGTCGATCGTCATTATTTTCAATCGATCTATATGACCGACCCAAACGGGATTGTATACGAATTAGCGACTGATGGTCCGGGGTTTGAAATAGATGAAGAAAGTGAAAAACTTGGTGAAAGATTGTCCTTGCCACCTTTTCTAGAGCAGCAACGAGATGAAATTGAAAAAAAACTAAAGCCCATTATTTTAGGAGGATAA
- the pepF gene encoding oligoendopeptidase F, with protein sequence MELIKRNDVPIEETWNLTDIFSSISEWETALKEVENEAKKLPLFNEKIGERAEHLLHALQVREALLERAVPVLTYASLSLSADGTNPEAQGNASHVQSVQAIIQAELAKTEAVLMSLPNSIIEQFQTELPELERYTVYLANILENKPYALSAETEETLAALSPVLGSPYSTYSMSKSADMTFPPFEGADGEEKPLSFARFEDQYELSSDTNERRNAYEAFDETLKKYENTYAKLYASEVSKQVTLARLRGYKSAEDMLLHSQHVNKTMYHNQLDTIYHELAPHMQRYAKLKKEVLQLEKFGFSDLKAPLDPEFEPETTYEKAFDTIIEALAPLGEEYTAMLHEAKENRWVDRADNIGKATGAFCSSPYGSHPYILMTWKDTMRGAFILAHELGHANHFYLANAHQPLNATRPSTYCVEAPSTMNELFLGNHLLQSTDDPRMKRWVVLQFIGTYYHNFVTHLLEGEFQRRVYAHAEIGTPLTASLLRTTKQEVLKGFWGDAVDIDDRAGRTWMRQPHYYMGLYPYTYSAGLTAATKAYTLYQEQGQPVIDSWLEMLKAGGTKRPIDLLKVAGVDMEQKETIQAAVSYVGKLISDLENSYR encoded by the coding sequence ATGGAATTAATAAAAAGAAACGATGTGCCTATTGAGGAAACATGGAACCTAACCGATATATTTTCATCGATTTCAGAATGGGAAACGGCTTTAAAAGAAGTGGAAAACGAAGCAAAAAAACTTCCTCTTTTTAATGAAAAAATAGGTGAGCGTGCTGAACATTTGCTTCATGCACTACAAGTTCGAGAAGCACTGTTAGAAAGAGCTGTACCAGTTCTAACCTATGCAAGTCTTTCGTTATCAGCTGATGGTACAAATCCAGAAGCTCAAGGGAATGCTAGTCACGTTCAATCAGTCCAAGCGATTATACAGGCTGAATTAGCCAAAACAGAAGCAGTATTAATGTCTTTACCAAACTCAATTATCGAACAATTCCAAACAGAGCTACCTGAACTTGAGCGCTATACGGTCTATTTAGCTAACATACTTGAAAACAAACCATATGCTTTATCAGCCGAGACCGAAGAAACGCTTGCTGCGTTATCACCTGTTCTTGGAAGTCCTTACAGTACATACTCAATGAGCAAATCTGCAGATATGACATTCCCTCCCTTCGAAGGAGCTGATGGCGAAGAAAAGCCACTTTCATTTGCCCGATTTGAAGATCAATACGAACTTTCTTCAGATACGAACGAACGTCGTAATGCTTATGAAGCTTTTGATGAAACACTCAAAAAATATGAAAATACGTATGCGAAGCTTTATGCGAGTGAAGTTTCAAAACAAGTTACCCTTGCCAGGTTACGGGGCTACAAGTCTGCAGAAGACATGTTGCTTCATTCTCAACATGTTAATAAAACGATGTACCATAACCAATTAGACACAATCTATCATGAATTAGCTCCACATATGCAACGATACGCCAAACTCAAAAAAGAAGTGCTCCAATTAGAGAAGTTCGGGTTTTCAGACTTAAAAGCACCATTGGACCCTGAATTTGAACCTGAAACAACTTATGAGAAAGCTTTTGATACGATCATTGAAGCATTGGCACCACTTGGAGAAGAGTACACAGCCATGTTGCACGAAGCAAAAGAGAATCGCTGGGTTGACCGTGCGGACAATATCGGCAAAGCAACTGGTGCATTTTGTTCCAGCCCATACGGCTCTCACCCTTATATTTTAATGACTTGGAAAGATACGATGCGTGGTGCATTTATATTAGCACATGAGCTTGGTCACGCTAATCACTTCTATTTAGCCAATGCTCATCAGCCCCTCAATGCCACACGTCCATCAACGTATTGTGTGGAAGCACCATCAACAATGAATGAGTTGTTTTTAGGAAATCACTTGCTCCAATCAACTGACGATCCAAGAATGAAACGCTGGGTCGTTTTGCAATTTATCGGTACTTATTACCATAATTTCGTCACCCATTTACTAGAAGGCGAATTTCAACGTCGCGTTTACGCTCATGCTGAAATAGGCACGCCCCTTACGGCTAGCTTACTTCGAACGACAAAACAAGAAGTTCTCAAAGGTTTCTGGGGAGATGCGGTTGACATTGATGACCGAGCCGGACGTACTTGGATGAGACAACCTCATTATTATATGGGCCTTTATCCATACACATACTCCGCAGGTCTAACAGCAGCGACAAAAGCGTATACTCTTTATCAAGAGCAAGGACAGCCTGTGATAGATTCTTGGCTGGAAATGTTAAAAGCTGGCGGAACAAAACGACCAATTGATTTACTAAAAGTTGCTGGTGTTGATATGGAACAAAAAGAAACGATTCAAGCAGCCGTTTCATACGTTGGCAAATTAATTTCAGATTTAGAAAATAGCTACCGGTAA
- a CDS encoding alpha/beta hydrolase: MSEHIHIFKKGKNPSGPTIVLLHGTGGNESDLFPIAEMIDPDVNVLGIRGNVSENGMPRFFKRLAEGIFDMEDLKKRTDELHQFLKDASKEHQFNVNQLIAVGYSNGANIAANVLYEHGGVFQGAMLFHAMVPQKSKQLPSLTHTSVFVGAGKRDPMIPASETETLIADLRGAGANVEAYWTEGGHQLTRDEIESAKSWYKAKFK, encoded by the coding sequence ATGTCTGAGCATATTCATATTTTCAAAAAAGGTAAAAACCCTTCGGGACCAACAATAGTATTGTTACACGGAACAGGTGGTAATGAGAGCGATTTATTTCCCATTGCAGAAATGATTGATCCTGATGTGAACGTTCTAGGTATTCGTGGAAATGTTTCTGAAAATGGTATGCCCCGTTTCTTTAAACGATTGGCTGAAGGTATTTTTGACATGGAAGACTTAAAAAAACGTACGGATGAGCTTCATCAGTTTTTAAAGGATGCATCAAAAGAACATCAATTTAATGTAAATCAATTGATTGCGGTCGGTTACTCAAATGGAGCAAACATCGCTGCAAATGTTCTTTATGAGCACGGAGGCGTATTTCAGGGAGCAATGCTTTTCCATGCAATGGTTCCACAAAAAAGTAAACAACTTCCTAGTTTAACTCACACGTCCGTTTTTGTTGGTGCTGGAAAAAGGGATCCGATGATTCCTGCGTCTGAGACGGAAACATTAATTGCTGACTTAAGAGGGGCAGGTGCTAATGTCGAGGCGTATTGGACGGAAGGTGGGCACCAGTTGACAAGAGACGAGATCGAATCTGCTAAAAGTTGGTATAAGGCAAAATTCAAATAA
- a CDS encoding MarR family winged helix-turn-helix transcriptional regulator: protein MARNKMKKNRLALALWFRLARFYQTSNRASTRHLSNWGISLPQFDTLVQISVFQPVSQNQLAEKLFVTKGNITHTLSKLEQASLIKRTQNWRTKTIELTDLGENLLKEVLPEQSAFQASQFAALSVSEQKQLLHLLRKLHKGSKGKEREE, encoded by the coding sequence ATGGCGAGAAATAAGATGAAAAAAAATCGTTTAGCGCTAGCGTTGTGGTTTCGCTTGGCTCGTTTTTATCAAACAAGTAACCGTGCATCAACGCGCCATTTATCGAATTGGGGCATCTCATTGCCTCAATTTGATACGCTCGTGCAAATAAGTGTTTTTCAGCCTGTTAGTCAAAATCAATTGGCTGAAAAACTTTTTGTTACGAAGGGGAATATAACGCATACCCTTTCTAAGCTTGAACAAGCGTCACTAATTAAACGGACACAAAATTGGAGGACAAAGACGATTGAATTAACCGATTTAGGAGAGAATTTACTAAAAGAAGTCCTGCCTGAACAATCTGCTTTTCAAGCTTCTCAATTTGCTGCTTTATCAGTATCAGAACAGAAACAGCTGCTTCATTTATTAAGGAAGCTTCATAAAGGCAGCAAAGGAAAGGAGAGGGAAGAATGA